One Acanthochromis polyacanthus isolate Apoly-LR-REF ecotype Palm Island chromosome 6, KAUST_Apoly_ChrSc, whole genome shotgun sequence DNA segment encodes these proteins:
- the LOC110959779 gene encoding uncharacterized protein LOC110959779, translating to MKVHVFGNSPSPAVAIYCMRRAAEEGEREHGTDAKHFVKRQFYVDDGLTSVATPEEAVELLRRTRDMLAASNLRLHKVASNCNQVMEAFPVEDRAKELKDLELGVDPLPVQRSLGLCWNLQTDSFTYRVSNEVKPFTRRGVLSTVNSLFDPLGFAAPVIMQGKALLRELSSEERDWDTPLPPEKEKVWVAWKNSLKALEDLQIKRCYNPGSSREMRSNELCIFSDASTVAIGAVAYLRSVDSNGQYHVGFVLGKSKLAPRPAHTVPRLELCAAVLGVEMYESIKEELDMKIEDVKFFTDSRIVLGYIHNSSKRFHMYVANRVARIRLSTRPDQWHYVSTELNPADRATRSVPAGELKNTDWFKGPNFLYSDSIDKLHQDSQYLLVEPENDKEIRPEVKILITAATESQLSSERFKRFSSWTVLCRAVARLIHVATSFKQNSNGQRGWKSLKEHTNSKELTQAANIVIKSVQQEAYKETFKGMKEGQMNYKNDTLKKLCPVVDKEGLLRVGGRLSSADLTDSEKHPLIIPSASHIATLLVRHFHERSAHQGRHITEGAVRGAGFWIVGGKRLVSSVIHNCVTCRKLRGELQNQKMADLPAGRVTPEPPFTTVGVDVFGPWSIVTRRTRGGSAQNKRWAVLFTCMSTRAVHIELIETMSTDSFINALRRLFAIRGPAKLLYSDRGTNFVGACKELDLGTDDKAVGRYLQERGCSWTLNPPHAPHMGGSWERLIGVSKRILDAMLLKNTQTRLTHEVLSTFMAEVMAILNARPLVPISTDPDCPTILTPAMLLTQKSSTVSAPSGNFSSGQLFGKQWKRVQQLAETFWKRWKGEYLSTLQKRRKWTDSKRNVKEGDVVLLKDLQVSRNEWPMGLVVKTLPSSDKKVRKVEVRVVKGGTAKVFLRPISEIVILLSETE from the coding sequence ATGAAAGTTCATGTTTTTGGCAACAGTCCGTCACCCGCTGTTGCAATTTATTGTATGAGACGGGCTGCAGAAGAAGGTGAGCGAGAACATGGCACCGATGCAAAACATTTCGTTAAGAGACAGTTTTATGTTGATGACGGACTCACATCGGTGGCCACGCCTGAAGAGGCTGTCGAGCTTTTGAGAAGGACAAGAGACATGTTAGCCGCGTCCAACCTGAGACTCCATAAAGTGGCTTCTAACTGTAACCAAGTCATGGAAGCCTTTCCCGTAGAAGACCGGGCAAAAGAGTTAAAAGATTTAGAGCTCGGAGTAGACCCTCTCCCAGTTCAGAGAAGCTTAGGGCTCTGCTGGAATTTACAGACTGACAGTTTCACTTACCGGGTTTCAAACGAGGTAAAACCATTCACGCGCAGGGGAGTCCTGTCAACTGTAAATAGTCTGTTTGACCCTTTAGGCTTTGCTGCGCCCGTAATCATGCAGGGCAAAGCACTACTCAGGGAACTGTCATCTGAAGAAAGGGACTGGGACACACCACTTCCTCCAGAAAAGGAGAAGGTGTGGGTCGCATGGAAAAATTCATTAAAAGCTCTCGAAGACCTGCAGATCAAAAGATGTTACAATCCGGGCTCATCTAGAGAAATGAGAAGTAACGAACTCTGCATCTTCTCAGATGCTTCTACTGTAGCAATAGGAGCTGTAGCTTACCTGCGCTCTGTAGACAGCAATGGCCAATACCATGTAGGTTTTGTGCTAGGGAAGTCTAAACTCGCTCCTCGCCCTGCTCACACTGTACCGCGGCTTGAACTTTGTGCGGCCGTACTCGGAGTTGAAATGTATGAGTCGATTAAGGAAGAGTTAGACATGAAAATAGAGGATGTAAAGTTTTTCACTGATAGTCGCATCGTGTTGGGGTACATACACAACTCTTCCAAAAGATTCCACATGTACGTAGCCAATCGTGTCGCACGCATTAGACTATCCACACGACCTGACCAGTGGCACTACGTATCAACTGAGTTAAATCCAGCTGATCGTGCAACTAGATCAGTCCCAGCAGGTGAGCTTAAAAACACTGACTGGTTCAAAGGCCCAAATTTTCTGTATTCAGACAGTATCGATAAATTACACCAAGACAGTCAGTACCTACTGGTTGAacctgaaaatgacaaagagatACGACCTGAAGTCAAAATATTGATTACTGCAGCGACAGAGTCACAGTTGAGTTCAGAACGTTTCAAAAGATTTTCAAGCTGGACAGTGTTATGTAGAGCAGTAGCCAGACTCATTCATGTTGCTACGTCCTTCAAACAGAACTCAAATGGACAAAGAGGATGGAAAAGTCTCAAAGAACATACAAACAGCAAAGAACTCACTCAAGCTGCAAATATTGTCATTAAGTCAGTCCAGCAGGAAGCATACAAAGAGACATTCAAAGGGATGAAAGAAGGACAGATgaactacaaaaatgacacactcAAAAAACTCTGTCCAGTTGTTGACAAAGAAGGACTGTTACGAGTCGGTGGACGCCTTTCCTCTGCCGATCTCACAGACAGTGAGAAGCACCCTTTGATTATACCTTCTGCCAGCCACATTGCCACGCTTCTTGTGAGACACTTCCATGAACGCTCAGCTCATCAAGGCCGGCACATTACAGAGGgagctgtccgtggtgctggtTTTTGGATAGTTGGAGGAAAACGTCTTGTGTCTTCTGTCATACACAACTGTGTCACATGCCGCAAGCTGCGAGGTGAACTTCAGAATCAAAAAATGGCAGATTTGCCCGCAGGCCGTGTGACTCCGGAGCCTCCATTCACCACCGTAGGTGTGGATGTGTTTGGCCCATGGTCCATTGTCACGCGTCGCACTAGAGGTGGAAGTGCTCAGAACAAAAGGTGGGCTGTCCTCTTTACGTGTATGTCAACCAGGGCTGTTCACATTGAACTGATTGAAACAATGTCCACAGATAGTTTTATAAATGCATTGAGAAGGCTTTTTGCCATTCGCGGCCCAGCAAAGCTCCTGTACTCAGACAGAGGGACTAATTTTGTTGGAGCCTGTAAGGAATTGGATTTAGGCACAGATGACAAAGCAGTAGGAAGATACCTGCAAGAGAGGGGATGCTCATGGACACTTAACCCTCCACACGCACCCCATATGGGAGGGTCGTGGGAACGGCTTATAGGGGTGTCCAAGCGTATCTTAGATGCCATGTTATTAAAGAACACTCAGACACGTCTCACCCACGAGGTCTTGAGCACATTCATGGCAGAGGTAATGGCTATCCTAAATGCGAGGCCTCTTGTCCCAATATCAACCGATCCAGACTGTCCAACAATACTCACTCCAGCGATGTTACTCACACAAAAGTCAAGCACGGTTTCTGCTCCATCTGGAAACTTCTCTTCAGGACAGTTGTTTGGGAAACAGTGGAAACGAGTTCAACAGTTAGCAGAGACATTTTGGAAAAGGTGGAAGGGAGAATATTTGTCTACCTTACAGAAACGCAGAAAATGGACTGACAGCAAGCGGAATGTCAAAGAAGGAGATGTAGTTCTGCTTAAGGACCTTCAAGTAAGCAGAAATGAGTGGCCTATGGGACTGGTGGTGAAAACTCTACCCAGCAGTGACAAAAAAGTTCGCAAAGTAGAAGTGCGAGTTGTAAAAGGAGGGACTGCGAAGGTATTTCTAAGGCCTATCTCAGAGATTGTAATTTTGCTGTCAGAGACTGAGTAA
- the LOC127534557 gene encoding involucrin-like, with amino-acid sequence MSSRDQNQEAGPPETRTRKQVQQRPEPVNMSSRDQNQEAGPPETRTRKQVQQRPEPGSRSSRDQNQEAGPPETRTSKHVQQRPEPGSRSTRDQNQEAGPTETRTRKQVLQRPEPGSRSNRDQNQEAGPPETRTSKHVQQRPEPGSRSNRDQNQEAGPPETRTRKQVLQRPEPVNMFSRDQNQEAGPPETRTRKQVLQRPEPVNMSSRDQNQEAGPPETRTSKHVQQRPEPGSRSSRDQNQEAGPPETRTRKQVQQRPEPGSRSSRDHNQEAGPTETRTRKQVQQRPEPGSRSSRDQNQEAGPPETRTRKQVHQRPEPVNMSTRDQNQEAGPPETRTRKQVHQRPESGSRSNRDQNQ; translated from the exons atgtccagcagagaccagaaccaggaagcaggtcctccagagaccagaaccaggaagcaggtccaacagagaccagaaccagtaaacatgtccagcagagaccagaaccaggaagcaggtccaccagagaccagaactaggaagcaggtccaacagagaccagaaccaggaagcaggtccagcagagaccagaaccaggaagcaggtcctccagagaccagaaccagtaaacatgtccagcagagaccagaaccaggaagcaggtccaccagagaccagaaccaggaagcaggtccaacagagaccagaaccaggaagcaggtcctccagagaccagaaccaggaagcaggtccaacagagaccagaaccaggaagcaggtcctccagagaccagaaccagtaaacatgtccagcagagaccagaaccaggaagcaggtccaacagagaccagaaccaggaagcaggtccaccagagaccagaaccaggaagcaggtcctccagagaccagaaccagtaaacatgttcagcagagaccagaaccaggaagcaggtcctccagagaccagaaccaggaagcaggtcctccagagaccagaaccagtaaacat gtccagcagagaccagaaccaggaagcaggtcctccagagaccagaaccagtaaacatgtccagcagagaccagaaccaggaagcaggtccagcagagaccagaaccaggaagcaggtcctccagagaccagaaccaggaagcaggtccagcagagaccagaaccaggaagcaggtcctccagagaccataaccaggaagcaggtccaacagagaccagaaccaggaagcaggtccagcagagaccagaaccaggaagcaggtcctccagagaccagaaccaggaagcaggtccaccagagaccagaaccaggaagcaggtccaccagagaccagaaccagtaaacatgtccaccagagaccagaaccaggaagcaggtccaccagagaccagaaccaggaagcaggtccaccagagaccagaatcaggaagcaggtccaacagagaccagaaccagtaa